A section of the Halopiger aswanensis genome encodes:
- a CDS encoding cryptochrome/photolyase family protein, protein MNLHWHRRDLRGPDNRALARAATTAEDAVVPVFVLDPTVLEHASPIRVACLLEALESLRAWYRERGSDLVIARGEASAVIPRLADEYGADAVTWAEDYSGLAADRDRAVTAALEDREIEPRPVHDALHHEPGSITPNQGDHYSVFSYFWKKWRDRDKRDPVDAPAASELADPSVDGADASTDAGTGTGTGSIPSLADLGFEEPEATPPTVTRAAARERLESFCSEPIYRYDETRDDPAADATSRLSVHHKWGTIGPREEYAATERALEAAETEAQREGVTAFRRQLAFHEFYTHILAFNPALVAEDFTAYENGIDWRNDSDELAAWKAGRTGYPIVDAGMRQLLTEGWVHNRVRMIVASFLTADLLVDWREGYDWYRRHLADHESANDAAGWQWAASTGPDAQPYFRVFNPMKQGREYDPDAEYIRKYVPELADADPDAIHDWHELSADRRAAVAPDYPAPIVDHAERRERAIAAFERARGSES, encoded by the coding sequence ATGAACCTCCACTGGCACCGGCGGGACCTCCGCGGTCCGGATAACCGCGCCCTCGCCCGCGCGGCGACCACCGCTGAGGATGCAGTCGTTCCGGTCTTCGTTCTCGATCCAACCGTTCTCGAGCACGCCTCGCCGATTCGGGTGGCGTGCCTGCTCGAGGCGCTCGAGTCGCTGCGGGCGTGGTACCGCGAACGAGGCAGCGATCTGGTGATCGCTCGGGGAGAAGCGAGCGCGGTGATTCCACGGCTCGCCGACGAGTACGGCGCCGACGCCGTCACCTGGGCCGAGGACTACAGCGGCCTCGCCGCCGACCGCGACCGGGCCGTCACCGCGGCCCTCGAGGACCGCGAGATCGAACCGCGGCCGGTTCACGACGCGCTCCACCACGAGCCGGGCTCGATCACGCCGAATCAGGGGGACCACTACTCGGTCTTCTCGTACTTCTGGAAGAAGTGGCGCGACCGGGACAAGCGGGACCCAGTCGATGCGCCGGCCGCCAGCGAGCTCGCAGATCCGAGTGTCGACGGGGCGGACGCGAGCACGGACGCCGGAACGGGAACGGGAACGGGCTCGATCCCCTCGCTCGCCGACCTCGGCTTCGAGGAGCCCGAGGCGACGCCGCCGACGGTCACCCGCGCGGCCGCCCGGGAGCGCCTCGAGTCGTTCTGTTCGGAACCGATCTACCGGTACGACGAGACGCGCGACGATCCGGCCGCCGATGCCACCTCTCGGCTGTCCGTTCACCACAAGTGGGGCACGATCGGGCCGCGAGAGGAGTACGCCGCGACCGAACGGGCGCTCGAGGCCGCCGAGACCGAGGCCCAGCGGGAGGGCGTCACGGCGTTTCGCCGGCAGCTCGCGTTCCACGAGTTTTACACCCACATCCTCGCGTTCAACCCCGCCCTCGTCGCCGAGGACTTCACTGCGTACGAGAACGGAATCGACTGGCGGAACGACTCCGACGAACTCGCGGCCTGGAAAGCGGGGCGGACGGGGTATCCGATCGTCGACGCCGGGATGCGCCAGCTACTGACCGAGGGCTGGGTCCACAACCGCGTGCGGATGATCGTCGCCTCGTTCCTGACCGCGGATCTGCTCGTCGACTGGCGCGAAGGGTACGACTGGTACCGGCGGCATCTAGCGGACCACGAGTCGGCGAACGACGCCGCCGGCTGGCAGTGGGCGGCGTCGACCGGTCCCGACGCCCAGCCGTACTTCCGCGTGTTCAACCCGATGAAACAGGGGCGGGAGTACGATCCGGACGCCGAGTACATCCGCAAGTACGTCCCCGAACTCGCCGACGCCGACCCGGACGCGATCCACGACTGGCACGAACTGTCCGCGGACCGGCGCGCTGCGGTCGCTCCCGACTACCCCGCGCCGATCGTCGACCACGCCGAGCGCCGGGAGCGAGCGATCGCGGCGTTCGAGCGAGCGCGCGGCTCGGAGTCGTAA
- a CDS encoding phosphatase PAP2 family protein produces the protein MSFLAVLLELALVVVTMLVTASLVIVGPRRIVSSLGDFRWRLEICFIPLLALASVLILRWSTADVVLRLERRVFGNNITQWLFDFDRLFGPGGPVSLLQSFQSPTLTSYFVFAYVYGYAFLLLFPFIAYFALDDTDDLADLILAFTANYGIGLCCYVVFMAYGPRNFDPLLFDGLLYDAFPRIRDLTGNVNQPTNVFPSLHTSLSMTVFFFAWQTREKYPAWVPVAGVLAISIVVATMYLGIHWFSDVVAGTLLAAVSVYIGRNYTVREATESVRGYLGTRLGSGGRTDGD, from the coding sequence ATGTCGTTCCTCGCCGTCCTCCTCGAGCTCGCCCTCGTCGTCGTCACGATGCTCGTGACTGCGTCGCTGGTGATCGTCGGCCCGCGGCGGATCGTCTCGTCGCTCGGCGACTTTCGCTGGCGGCTCGAGATCTGTTTCATCCCGCTGCTCGCGCTCGCGAGCGTGTTGATCCTCCGGTGGTCGACGGCCGACGTCGTCTTGCGACTCGAGCGTCGCGTCTTCGGGAACAACATCACGCAGTGGCTGTTCGACTTCGACCGGCTGTTCGGCCCCGGGGGGCCGGTTAGCCTGCTCCAGTCGTTCCAGTCGCCGACGCTGACGTCGTACTTCGTCTTCGCGTACGTCTACGGCTACGCGTTTCTGCTGTTGTTCCCCTTTATCGCGTACTTCGCGCTCGACGATACGGACGATCTGGCGGATCTGATCCTCGCGTTTACGGCGAACTACGGCATCGGCCTGTGCTGTTACGTCGTCTTTATGGCCTACGGGCCGCGCAACTTCGATCCGCTACTGTTCGACGGCCTGCTGTACGACGCGTTCCCCCGCATCCGGGATCTGACGGGCAACGTCAACCAGCCGACGAACGTCTTTCCGTCGCTGCACACGTCGCTGTCGATGACCGTGTTCTTCTTCGCGTGGCAGACCCGCGAGAAGTATCCCGCGTGGGTTCCGGTCGCGGGCGTCCTCGCGATCAGCATCGTCGTGGCGACGATGTACCTCGGTATCCACTGGTTCTCCGACGTCGTCGCCGGCACGCTGCTGGCCGCGGTGAGCGTCTATATCGGCCGCAACTACACCGTCCGCGAGGCCACCGAATCCGTGCGCGGCTATCTCGGCACCCGGCTCGGATCCGGCGGTCGGACGGACGGCGACTGA
- a CDS encoding ABC transporter substrate-binding protein, whose translation MDDAPSITRTRRGVLASAAGIATGALAGCSERLWSRAENSGPEQVELTIKTLPTEDDEIAAMIMSQFRENLRRAGIAVSHEPVNEADLYRSVLLEGDYDVFIARHPGLDEYDALRGLLHSQYANERGWQNPFHFTDVTVDDHLERQRTTRGTERREVLGDLFEYLGETPPYTTVGFPNRIGGVHDAVAASVPPRRPLDYVELLSREPEDGPREGPLTVGIYGGGLGERLNPIVVDRNRVPGLLGLLYDPLARRRNTRLTNAADGYVPWIAETITWTESDSLEATVTLREGLTWHDETDFDADDVAFTYRFLQDTSMGEVEGGVPAPRYRDRQTLVETVEAVGDRTVRFAFGDTTRSAAARVFAVPILPQHIWEPRSAIVAEHQPEALVTDNVEAMGSGLFQLHAVTDDGIELEPFADHVLRDETTDRPGVLEGFSQFDGLTYQIEPNPGSMIESLRNGEIDITGSPVPPSELEGIRSGEETSILTGRTNAFYMIGFNSSQHPDLGNPNFRRILARLIDREHAVREFFDGHGEPATEFSSLLGVRNEEWTFDDRAAVSIFPGSDGKIDADRVHTLFEDAGYRYEDGALLG comes from the coding sequence ATGGACGACGCTCCGTCGATCACCCGGACCCGGCGAGGAGTGCTCGCCAGCGCTGCCGGGATAGCGACCGGTGCCCTCGCCGGCTGCTCGGAGCGTCTCTGGTCGCGAGCGGAAAACTCCGGCCCCGAACAGGTCGAACTCACGATCAAGACGCTGCCGACGGAGGACGACGAAATCGCCGCGATGATCATGAGTCAGTTCCGGGAGAACCTCCGGCGGGCCGGCATCGCCGTCAGCCACGAGCCGGTCAACGAGGCAGACCTCTACCGGAGCGTCCTGCTCGAGGGCGATTACGACGTCTTCATCGCTCGCCACCCCGGCCTCGACGAGTACGACGCGCTCCGCGGGCTGCTTCACTCGCAGTACGCCAACGAACGGGGCTGGCAGAACCCCTTTCACTTCACCGACGTGACCGTCGACGACCACCTCGAGCGCCAGCGGACGACCCGCGGGACCGAACGGCGCGAGGTGCTCGGCGACCTCTTCGAGTATCTGGGCGAGACGCCACCCTACACGACAGTTGGGTTCCCGAACCGGATCGGGGGCGTCCACGACGCCGTCGCGGCAAGCGTGCCGCCGCGTCGCCCCCTCGACTACGTCGAGCTTCTCAGCCGAGAACCGGAAGACGGCCCCCGCGAGGGCCCGCTGACGGTCGGAATCTACGGCGGCGGGCTCGGCGAGCGGTTGAACCCGATCGTCGTCGATCGGAACCGCGTTCCCGGGTTGCTGGGACTGCTGTACGATCCGCTGGCGCGCCGCCGCAACACCCGTCTCACGAACGCAGCGGACGGGTACGTTCCCTGGATAGCGGAGACGATCACCTGGACGGAGTCCGATTCGCTCGAGGCGACCGTCACGCTTCGAGAGGGACTCACCTGGCACGACGAGACGGACTTCGACGCGGACGACGTCGCCTTCACCTATCGATTCCTGCAGGACACCTCGATGGGCGAGGTCGAGGGCGGCGTCCCGGCGCCGCGGTACCGCGACCGACAGACCCTCGTCGAGACGGTCGAGGCGGTCGGGGACAGGACCGTTCGCTTCGCCTTCGGCGACACCACCCGGTCGGCTGCGGCCCGCGTGTTCGCCGTGCCGATCCTGCCCCAACACATCTGGGAGCCGCGGTCGGCGATCGTCGCCGAGCACCAGCCCGAAGCGCTCGTCACCGACAACGTGGAAGCGATGGGGTCCGGCCTGTTTCAGTTACACGCCGTGACGGACGACGGAATCGAACTCGAGCCGTTCGCCGACCACGTCCTCCGCGACGAAACGACCGATCGCCCGGGCGTCCTCGAGGGATTCTCGCAGTTCGACGGGCTCACGTATCAGATCGAGCCCAACCCCGGGTCGATGATCGAATCGCTCCGAAACGGCGAGATCGATATCACCGGGTCCCCGGTCCCGCCCTCGGAACTCGAGGGGATCCGCAGCGGGGAGGAGACGTCGATCCTCACCGGCCGGACGAACGCGTTCTACATGATCGGTTTCAACAGCAGTCAGCACCCCGACCTCGGGAATCCGAACTTCCGACGGATCCTCGCGCGGCTGATCGATCGGGAACACGCCGTCAGAGAGTTTTTCGACGGCCACGGCGAGCCCGCAACGGAGTTCAGTTCGCTGCTAGGGGTTCGCAACGAGGAGTGGACGTTCGACGACCGCGCGGCCGTTTCGATCTTCCCCGGTTCCGACGGGAAGATCGACGCTGACCGGGTCCACACCCTCTTCGAAGACGCCGGCTATCGGTACGAGGACGGCGCGTTACTCGGTTGA
- a CDS encoding tubulin/FtsZ family protein, with amino-acid sequence MKLALIGFGQAGGKIVDEFLAYDDAVDGGFVEAAIAVNSATTDLKGLEHVPQQNRVLIGQARVKGHGVGADNELGATVTEEDIDEIQGAIDRIQVHEIDAFLIVAGMGGGTGSGGAPVLAKHLQRIYTEPVYGLGILPGTDEGGIYTLNAARSFQTFVREVDNLLVFDNDVWRSAGESVEGGYDRINKEIVERFGLLFAAGEVGHGDHVAESVVDSSEIINTLEDGISTIGYARETVDTSGGLLSSFRGEEEFDEGAAVNRLTSLVRKATLGRLTLPCDVSSADRGLVVATGPPEHLNRKGVERGRQWLEDETGSMEIRGGDYPRTGQDEVGAIVLLSGVTDVPRVDQLQQVAIEAQETTETVRANAQEEFSSLVDTGGELDALF; translated from the coding sequence ATGAAACTCGCACTCATCGGCTTCGGTCAGGCAGGCGGGAAGATCGTCGACGAGTTCCTGGCGTACGACGACGCGGTCGACGGCGGCTTCGTCGAAGCGGCGATCGCCGTCAACTCCGCGACGACGGACCTCAAGGGACTCGAGCACGTTCCACAGCAGAATCGCGTTCTCATCGGACAGGCGCGCGTCAAAGGACACGGCGTCGGCGCCGACAACGAACTCGGCGCGACGGTCACCGAGGAGGACATCGACGAAATCCAGGGCGCGATCGATCGGATTCAGGTCCACGAGATCGACGCCTTCCTCATCGTCGCCGGCATGGGCGGCGGCACCGGCTCGGGCGGCGCGCCCGTCCTCGCGAAACACCTGCAGCGGATCTACACCGAACCCGTCTACGGGCTCGGCATCCTCCCCGGCACGGACGAGGGCGGCATCTACACGCTCAACGCGGCCCGCTCGTTCCAGACGTTCGTCCGCGAGGTCGACAACCTGCTGGTCTTCGACAACGACGTCTGGCGCAGCGCCGGCGAGTCCGTCGAAGGCGGCTACGACCGGATCAACAAGGAAATCGTCGAGCGATTCGGTCTCCTGTTCGCCGCCGGTGAGGTCGGCCACGGCGACCACGTCGCCGAGAGCGTCGTCGACTCCTCCGAGATCATCAACACCCTGGAGGACGGCATCTCGACGATCGGCTACGCGCGCGAAACGGTCGACACCTCCGGCGGCCTCCTCTCCTCGTTCCGCGGCGAGGAGGAGTTCGACGAGGGCGCTGCCGTCAACCGGCTGACCAGCCTCGTTCGCAAGGCGACGCTCGGCCGACTGACCCTCCCCTGTGACGTCTCGAGCGCAGACCGCGGCCTGGTCGTCGCCACCGGCCCGCCGGAACACCTCAACCGCAAGGGCGTCGAGCGCGGCCGCCAGTGGCTCGAGGACGAGACCGGCAGCATGGAGATCCGCGGGGGCGACTACCCGCGGACGGGTCAGGACGAGGTCGGTGCGATCGTCCTCCTGTCGGGCGTGACCGACGTGCCCCGCGTCGACCAGCTCCAGCAGGTCGCCATCGAGGCCCAGGAGACGACCGAGACGGTTCGCGCGAACGCTCAAGAGGAGTTCTCGTCGCTGGTCGACACCGGCGGCGAACTCGACGCGCTGTTCTGA
- a CDS encoding TIGR04024 family LLM class F420-dependent oxidoreductase → MTDRSLHLPVAAQPSLDALVDLARLGERHGYEFAWLPETWGRDAVTILATIARETERIGIGPSVVNVYSRSPALLGQTAATLQEAADGRLRMGIAPSGPAVVEGWHGLEFDRPLRRTREYIEIMRAVLSGERVEYDGDIFSLSGFRLRCDPPEEPVRIDAAGMGPKAVELAGRFADGWHAILFTPEGLEERLEDLRRGADLGDRTLDDVRVTLSVTACALEDGDRARSLARQHLAFYVGAMGTYYRESLARQGYADEASEIAAAWANGDREAALEAIPDALLDDLAAVGTPEQAREELRKFERIDGVDEIGIGFPRGASSDEIEATIASLAPDETE, encoded by the coding sequence ATGACAGATCGAAGTCTCCACCTTCCGGTCGCAGCACAGCCCAGCCTCGACGCGCTCGTCGACCTCGCTCGGCTCGGCGAGCGCCACGGCTACGAATTCGCCTGGCTCCCCGAGACGTGGGGCCGAGACGCCGTCACCATCCTCGCGACGATCGCCCGCGAAACGGAACGGATCGGGATCGGTCCGAGCGTCGTCAACGTCTACTCGCGCTCGCCCGCGCTGCTAGGCCAGACCGCCGCAACCTTACAAGAGGCCGCCGACGGCCGATTACGAATGGGGATCGCGCCCAGCGGCCCCGCCGTCGTCGAGGGCTGGCACGGCCTCGAGTTCGACCGGCCGCTGCGACGCACCCGCGAGTACATCGAGATCATGCGAGCGGTGCTTTCCGGCGAGCGCGTCGAGTACGACGGCGATATATTCTCGCTGTCGGGCTTTCGGCTGCGCTGTGACCCGCCCGAAGAACCGGTCCGGATCGACGCCGCCGGGATGGGGCCGAAGGCCGTCGAACTCGCCGGCCGCTTCGCCGACGGCTGGCACGCGATTCTCTTCACACCGGAGGGGCTCGAGGAGCGACTCGAGGACCTCCGGCGCGGCGCCGACCTAGGCGACCGAACTCTGGACGACGTCCGAGTGACCCTCTCCGTGACCGCCTGCGCCCTCGAGGACGGCGACCGGGCCCGCTCGCTGGCTCGCCAGCACCTCGCGTTCTACGTCGGCGCGATGGGCACCTACTACCGCGAGTCGCTGGCCCGGCAGGGCTACGCGGACGAAGCAAGCGAAATCGCCGCAGCCTGGGCGAACGGCGATCGAGAGGCGGCGCTCGAGGCGATTCCCGACGCGTTGCTCGACGATCTCGCGGCCGTCGGAACACCCGAACAGGCTCGCGAGGAACTCCGGAAGTTCGAACGGATCGACGGCGTCGACGAGATCGGGATCGGGTTCCCGCGGGGCGCCTCGAGCGACGAGATCGAGGCGACGATTGCGTCGCTCGCACCGGACGAGACCGAGTGA
- a CDS encoding 6-hydroxymethylpterin diphosphokinase MptE-like protein, whose translation MEFDVWEPVYDAILRDFGYDRTGDERARDVLASLTDPFDLALLGSVRGATVAIAGAGPSLENETNLERAREADAVVAASTAADVLRSHDITVDCMVTDLDKNPDTVRQLTDGGVPVAVHAHGDNVPAVREVVPDCAGEFVLPTTQAAPRDHVRNVGGFTDGDRAAFLADHLGATELTFVGWDFDDSTVDAVKAQKLEWAERLLYWLESRRDERFAVLDGRRDAIETEPLPVE comes from the coding sequence ATGGAGTTCGACGTCTGGGAGCCGGTCTACGACGCGATCCTTCGGGACTTCGGCTACGACCGTACCGGCGACGAACGAGCGCGCGACGTCCTGGCGTCGCTGACCGACCCGTTCGATCTCGCGCTGCTGGGGTCCGTTCGCGGCGCCACCGTCGCGATCGCCGGCGCCGGGCCGTCGCTCGAGAATGAGACGAATCTCGAGCGCGCCCGCGAGGCCGACGCCGTAGTTGCGGCATCGACGGCGGCGGACGTCCTCCGATCGCACGATATCACGGTCGACTGCATGGTCACGGATCTGGACAAGAACCCCGATACGGTTCGGCAGTTGACCGACGGCGGCGTCCCGGTCGCGGTCCACGCCCACGGTGACAACGTCCCCGCTGTCCGGGAGGTCGTCCCGGACTGCGCCGGCGAGTTCGTCCTCCCGACGACCCAGGCGGCGCCGCGGGACCACGTCCGGAACGTTGGGGGATTCACCGACGGCGACCGCGCCGCGTTCCTCGCGGATCACCTCGGAGCAACGGAACTCACCTTCGTCGGCTGGGACTTCGACGATTCTACCGTCGATGCCGTGAAAGCGCAGAAACTCGAGTGGGCCGAACGACTGCTGTACTGGCTCGAGTCGCGCCGCGACGAGCGCTTTGCGGTGCTCGACGGTCGACGGGATGCGATCGAGACGGAGCCGCTGCCGGTCGAGTGA
- the folP gene encoding dihydropteroate synthase — translation MNTVDAAGLKIGDDHPPRIMGVLNVSEESPYDPSVYDDPGEAAAYVDEELIGEGADIVDIGLESANKRFEVLSAEEELDRLPIALETIESVSGDAVFSIETRYAEVADEALSRGFDMVNDICGFADPEIPTVCEDHDVAVAKMASPPDLERPGAVEETDWATRKSAEWAAEADYVDQVYEALKQNGLTDKTIVDPAFGGWSEAQTLEDDRETFRRLREFRALDRPMLVSINRKNFLGAIADRETEERLPVSLAATSMAVERGAHVIRTHDVAETRDAALIGDAFTERSSVGTDDFSLTRLDINSQRQFRRYLAEYEIDRSVADEWPTYLLDIEGLPAAQRDRLTETAADSDASVYCGNGNHVLLAGNSASISGVSRRLQGEDGVMTKLSEEIDNVL, via the coding sequence ATGAACACGGTCGACGCAGCGGGACTAAAGATCGGCGACGACCATCCACCCCGGATCATGGGCGTGTTGAACGTCAGCGAGGAATCACCCTACGATCCGAGCGTCTACGACGATCCCGGCGAGGCCGCCGCGTACGTCGACGAGGAACTGATCGGCGAAGGGGCCGACATCGTCGATATCGGCCTCGAGTCGGCGAACAAGCGCTTCGAGGTGCTCTCGGCCGAGGAGGAACTCGACCGACTTCCGATTGCGCTCGAGACGATCGAGAGCGTCTCCGGCGACGCCGTCTTTTCGATCGAAACCCGCTACGCGGAGGTCGCCGACGAGGCCCTCTCGCGGGGGTTCGACATGGTCAACGACATCTGCGGCTTCGCGGACCCGGAGATACCGACCGTCTGCGAGGACCACGACGTCGCCGTCGCGAAGATGGCGAGTCCGCCGGACCTCGAGCGGCCGGGCGCGGTCGAGGAGACCGATTGGGCGACCCGCAAGTCCGCCGAGTGGGCCGCCGAGGCGGACTACGTCGATCAGGTCTACGAGGCGCTCAAGCAGAACGGGCTGACGGACAAGACGATCGTCGACCCCGCGTTCGGCGGCTGGAGCGAGGCGCAAACGCTCGAGGACGACCGCGAGACGTTCCGCCGACTGCGGGAGTTCCGGGCGCTCGACCGGCCGATGTTGGTCTCGATCAACCGGAAGAACTTCCTCGGGGCGATCGCGGACCGCGAGACCGAGGAGCGACTGCCGGTCAGCCTCGCGGCCACGTCGATGGCCGTCGAGCGCGGCGCTCACGTGATCCGCACCCACGACGTCGCCGAGACACGCGACGCCGCGCTGATCGGCGACGCGTTCACCGAACGCTCGAGCGTCGGGACGGACGACTTCTCGCTGACCCGGCTCGATATCAACTCACAGCGTCAGTTTCGCAGGTACCTCGCAGAGTACGAGATCGACCGCAGTGTTGCAGACGAGTGGCCGACGTATCTACTCGATATTGAGGGATTACCCGCAGCGCAGCGGGACCGGCTGACGGAAACGGCGGCGGATTCGGACGCGTCCGTGTACTGTGGTAACGGTAATCACGTATTACTGGCAGGAAATTCGGCGTCGATTTCCGGCGTATCACGGCGTCTTCAAGGCGAAGACGGTGTTATGACGAAACTAAGCGAGGAAATCGACAACGTACTATAG
- a CDS encoding Cdc6/Cdc18 family protein: MSANDDRDPLFRYDDPVFADERLLEITHLPGPDRIVGRDEQMQRVADALNPAIFGSEPNHLFIFGKTGTGKSLISRSVTKRVISEARRDDVTVKYAFIDCGEQNTEASVIKTIAQIVNEPDESGVSVPDRGLGTGDYYKRLWQAVDHCTDVTIVILDEIDMLEDDEVLRKLSRAGENRRISDSSIGIIGISNKIDFPDHLSERVKSSLSRDELVFSPYDANQLVEILEKRRDAFHDGVLSDDVIPLTAALAAQEHGDARKAIDILRNAGRIAKKQNDTRVTAEHVRDAKEKTEADRFNELIEGSPQQAKAILYALTLLTENSSEKEFPTKIIYNQYKEIARQLDFDVLSERRVQEILQEQNFLNVIQSEREGRGRGRGAHAKHRLLENPSIVKKVLLRDARLAPLEDTDGSDDTDREESAGSGPHP; the protein is encoded by the coding sequence ATGTCCGCGAACGACGATCGTGATCCACTCTTTCGGTACGACGATCCGGTCTTCGCCGACGAGCGGCTGCTCGAGATCACGCACCTTCCGGGGCCGGACCGGATCGTCGGGCGTGACGAGCAGATGCAACGGGTCGCGGACGCTCTCAACCCGGCTATCTTCGGGAGCGAACCCAATCACCTGTTCATCTTCGGCAAGACCGGAACCGGCAAATCCCTCATCTCGCGGTCGGTCACCAAGCGCGTGATCTCGGAGGCCCGCCGCGACGACGTCACGGTGAAGTACGCCTTCATCGACTGCGGCGAACAGAACACGGAGGCGTCGGTCATCAAGACGATCGCCCAGATCGTCAACGAACCCGACGAGAGCGGCGTCTCCGTCCCCGACCGCGGTCTCGGCACCGGCGACTACTACAAGCGCCTCTGGCAGGCCGTCGACCACTGCACCGACGTGACCATCGTCATCTTGGACGAGATCGACATGCTCGAGGACGACGAGGTCCTCCGCAAACTCTCCCGCGCCGGCGAGAACCGCCGCATCTCGGACTCGAGCATCGGCATCATCGGCATCTCGAACAAGATCGACTTCCCCGATCACCTCTCCGAGCGCGTCAAGTCCAGCCTCTCGCGGGACGAACTCGTCTTCTCGCCGTACGACGCCAATCAACTCGTCGAGATCCTCGAGAAGCGCCGCGACGCCTTTCACGACGGAGTGCTCTCGGACGACGTGATCCCCCTGACCGCGGCACTCGCGGCGCAGGAACACGGGGACGCGCGCAAGGCGATCGACATCCTCCGAAACGCGGGCCGGATCGCCAAGAAGCAAAACGACACCCGCGTCACCGCCGAGCACGTCCGGGACGCCAAGGAGAAGACCGAGGCTGACCGCTTCAACGAACTGATCGAGGGCTCGCCCCAGCAGGCCAAGGCCATCCTCTACGCGTTGACGCTGCTGACCGAGAACAGCTCCGAGAAGGAGTTCCCGACGAAGATCATCTACAACCAGTACAAGGAGATCGCCCGTCAGCTCGATTTCGACGTCCTCTCCGAGCGCCGCGTCCAGGAGATCCTCCAAGAGCAGAACTTCCTCAACGTGATCCAGTCCGAGCGCGAGGGCCGAGGACGCGGCCGCGGCGCCCACGCCAAACACCGCCTGCTCGAGAACCCCTCGATCGTCAAGAAGGTGCTGTTGCGCGACGCGCGACTCGCGCCGCTCGAGGATACGGACGGTTCGGACGACACTGATCGCGAGGAAAGCGCCGGTTCGGGGCCGCATCCGTAA
- a CDS encoding RNA methyltransferase, which produces MPDDTDRNRSDDSDTTLPTDRTTPAVAVVDAQSPGNVGTIARAMKNFGFEDLLLIDPPELDPDGEAYGFAGHAREDILPNATEITFDDLVDNYHTIGCTAVTNEDDRSHIRFPFSTPADLAERLPTVEAPTALVFGRERVGLTNEELERIDEICSIPAAEEYPVLNLGQAATVTLYELRTLTLDEGDTQLPDLERVRAPEPMYDRLYDQWADLLEEINHPDEKREKTMRMLRRVHGRADLTKREANTLLGLLRRATERPAERSETDQSSR; this is translated from the coding sequence ATGCCGGACGACACTGATCGCAACCGGTCGGACGACTCCGACACGACGCTCCCTACCGATCGAACGACGCCCGCCGTCGCCGTCGTCGACGCCCAGTCCCCGGGCAACGTGGGAACGATCGCTCGAGCGATGAAGAACTTCGGGTTCGAGGATCTTCTACTGATCGACCCGCCCGAACTCGACCCCGACGGTGAGGCCTACGGCTTCGCGGGTCACGCTCGAGAGGACATCCTGCCGAACGCGACCGAAATCACGTTCGACGACCTCGTCGACAACTACCACACGATCGGCTGTACCGCGGTGACCAACGAGGACGACCGCAGCCACATCCGGTTCCCGTTCTCCACGCCGGCGGACCTCGCCGAGCGATTGCCGACCGTGGAGGCACCGACGGCGCTGGTGTTCGGCCGCGAGCGCGTCGGCCTGACCAACGAGGAACTCGAACGAATCGACGAAATCTGCTCGATCCCGGCCGCCGAGGAGTATCCGGTACTCAACCTCGGGCAGGCGGCGACGGTCACGCTCTACGAACTCCGGACGCTGACCCTGGACGAGGGGGACACCCAGCTTCCGGATCTCGAGCGCGTCCGCGCGCCCGAACCGATGTACGATCGGCTCTACGACCAGTGGGCGGACCTGCTCGAGGAGATCAATCACCCCGACGAGAAACGCGAGAAGACGATGCGGATGCTCCGTCGCGTGCACGGCCGCGCCGATCTCACCAAGCGCGAGGCCAACACGCTGCTCGGATTGCTCAGGCGCGCGACGGAACGGCCAGCAGAACGGTCGGAAACCGACCAGTCTAGCCGGTAG